In Phaeobacter piscinae, one genomic interval encodes:
- a CDS encoding tautomerase family protein, with translation MPYVNIKVTREGGPDGTGPSAEQKAQLISGVTDLLQKVLGKSPATTFVVINEVPLEDWGVGGLPVQEYRRQAR, from the coding sequence ATGCCTTATGTGAATATCAAGGTGACCCGCGAAGGTGGCCCCGATGGCACTGGCCCGAGCGCTGAGCAGAAGGCGCAGTTGATCAGCGGCGTTACTGATCTTTTGCAGAAGGTTCTGGGCAAATCCCCGGCGACCACATTTGTGGTGATCAATGAGGTCCCGCTGGAGGATTGGGGCGTCGGCGGCCTACCGGTGCAGGAGTACAGAAGGCAGGCGCGGTGA
- a CDS encoding nuclear transport factor 2 family protein, producing the protein MQISAKETTPHTALIEGLYSAVDAMNAEAVASFLTDDVTFRLGNFDAITGRKAVEDANASFFATIRAMGHTITGIWTSGNAVFCEGDVHYTRTDQSEHKVPFATRLGLRDDKIATYNVYADISGL; encoded by the coding sequence ATGCAGATTTCAGCCAAAGAAACCACGCCACATACCGCATTGATCGAGGGTCTGTACTCTGCCGTTGACGCGATGAATGCCGAAGCCGTCGCCAGCTTTCTGACCGATGACGTGACCTTCCGCCTGGGCAATTTCGACGCCATCACGGGACGCAAAGCGGTTGAGGACGCCAACGCGTCCTTCTTCGCCACGATCCGCGCGATGGGCCACACGATTACCGGCATATGGACAAGCGGTAATGCGGTCTTCTGCGAAGGGGACGTTCACTATACCCGCACGGACCAAAGCGAACATAAGGTGCCCTTTGCAACGCGCCTTGGCCTTCGCGACGACAAGATCGCCACATACAATGTCTATGCTGATATCTCGGGACTGTGA
- a CDS encoding LysR family transcriptional regulator gives MIEIGAIPVFVAVAETGGFAAAARQLGITKSAVSKRIGNLEAHLGMQLFHRSTRSMSLTEAGEIYLSHAVQALGSAREAEDAVTAMRGQPAGRLRVNAPMSFGWLHVAPLIKDFLEHHPGITLDLTMDDRVADLVEAGFDMAIRAGTLPDSALIARRLAPIHSVLAAAPEYLAQAGTPKHPEDLLHHSCLHYSYSRDPREWLLHGAEGEIRVRTKGRLRVNNSEALCTALIDGLGIGRLPTFVAGAHLAAGRLVQVLPAYALPEQSLYAVFPERRHMPAKVRAFADFLADRIGRETPFWDIEAGLGG, from the coding sequence ATGATTGAGATTGGCGCCATTCCGGTCTTTGTGGCGGTCGCGGAAACCGGCGGGTTTGCCGCCGCTGCCCGGCAGCTGGGGATCACAAAATCCGCTGTCAGCAAGCGGATCGGCAACTTGGAAGCGCATCTGGGCATGCAGCTGTTTCACCGCTCGACACGCAGCATGTCCCTGACCGAGGCCGGTGAGATCTACCTGTCCCATGCGGTGCAGGCGCTTGGGTCGGCCAGGGAAGCGGAGGATGCCGTCACTGCCATGCGGGGGCAGCCCGCCGGCCGGCTCAGGGTCAACGCGCCGATGTCCTTCGGCTGGCTGCATGTTGCGCCGTTGATAAAGGATTTTCTCGAGCACCACCCGGGGATCACGCTGGATCTGACCATGGATGACCGGGTTGCGGATCTGGTCGAAGCCGGGTTCGACATGGCTATCCGGGCGGGCACCCTGCCGGATTCTGCCCTGATCGCCCGCAGGCTGGCGCCGATTCACAGTGTCCTCGCCGCGGCACCAGAGTATTTGGCGCAGGCCGGAACGCCAAAGCATCCCGAAGACCTGCTGCACCACAGCTGCCTGCATTACAGCTATTCGCGCGACCCGCGGGAATGGCTCCTGCACGGTGCCGAGGGGGAAATACGTGTGCGCACAAAAGGAAGACTGCGGGTCAACAACAGCGAGGCGCTATGTACTGCCTTGATAGACGGGCTTGGGATCGGACGCCTGCCGACCTTTGTGGCGGGCGCTCATCTGGCAGCGGGCCGCCTGGTGCAGGTGCTTCCAGCTTATGCGCTGCCCGAGCAATCCTTATACGCGGTCTTCCCCGAGCGGCGCCACATGCCAGCAAAAGTTCGCGCCTTTGCTGATTTTCTGGCGGACCGGATCGGCCGCGAAACCCCTTTCTGGGACATCGAGGCTGGCCTGGGCGGGTGA
- a CDS encoding NADP-dependent oxidoreductase, with amino-acid sequence MKAAIIETYGGPDHFRMAELPRPEPKPGELLIRIQASSVNPVDVGVRAGNILPDEAANFPMILGWDAAGTVEALGPETDGFAPGDRVMAISPQPGSLVGTHAQFAALPASQVVKIADAVSFTTAAAVPLIGSTALAALQALDLAPGARVLINNPKGAVGAMAAKIAPLLGFELADPDTQGVDGAVDVRGREHAQKAFAAVKDGGAYVTVVPEWWKPGGVFTPARGITPVTVQNPANRDVLAPLADWLAQGDLLPDIEEILPLDQISEAHRRLEAPGHTGKLVMDHTRL; translated from the coding sequence ATGAAAGCTGCAATTATCGAAACCTATGGCGGACCTGATCACTTCCGGATGGCAGAGCTGCCGCGCCCGGAGCCCAAGCCCGGGGAGCTGTTGATCCGCATCCAAGCATCCAGTGTGAATCCGGTGGATGTCGGTGTCCGCGCGGGCAATATCCTGCCTGATGAGGCGGCCAATTTCCCAATGATCCTGGGCTGGGATGCGGCGGGCACGGTCGAGGCGCTTGGTCCTGAAACCGACGGTTTTGCGCCCGGCGACCGGGTGATGGCGATATCACCGCAGCCGGGATCACTGGTCGGCACCCACGCGCAGTTTGCCGCGCTGCCAGCGAGCCAGGTTGTGAAAATCGCGGATGCGGTTTCCTTCACCACCGCCGCCGCGGTGCCGCTGATCGGCAGCACGGCCCTGGCCGCACTTCAGGCGCTGGACCTGGCACCGGGCGCCCGTGTTCTGATCAACAATCCCAAAGGGGCAGTTGGCGCAATGGCTGCGAAAATTGCCCCCTTGCTGGGGTTCGAACTGGCCGACCCAGACACGCAGGGTGTCGATGGTGCCGTTGATGTGCGCGGTCGCGAGCACGCGCAAAAAGCATTCGCCGCTGTCAAGGATGGCGGCGCCTATGTGACCGTCGTTCCAGAATGGTGGAAGCCGGGAGGGGTTTTTACCCCCGCTCGCGGGATCACCCCGGTGACGGTTCAAAACCCCGCCAATCGAGACGTTCTGGCCCCGTTGGCCGATTGGCTGGCACAGGGAGATCTGCTCCCGGACATCGAAGAGATCTTGCCACTTGACCAAATATCAGAGGCACACCGCAGACTGGAAGCCCCCGGACATACCGGCAAACTGGTCATGGATCACACGCGCCTCTGA
- a CDS encoding glutathione S-transferase family protein, which yields MSRMLINGILRDKPVTADGQFQRMPSAFRSWIEASPGAAFPAVSGRYHLYLSKACPWCHSVDLMLTFKGLRDAVSITWMDPVMSEDGWVIDQPGFEETAGVPRDRYLYEVYQRAAPDFTGPITVPLLLDKQSGRIVSTESASILQMLNTAFAGAGATGPDLYPGALSDEISRLTAMIHAPVCNGVYRAGFATAQPAYDEAVTRLFTALDEVETVLEQRRYLAGEEITGIDLKLFATLVRFDPVYVTHFKTDRKRIADYAALSRYLCDIGGLPGVRETIDLPHIRAHYFQSHRHINPAGIISIGPDSPFAEMPAPQGAA from the coding sequence ATGTCCAGAATGCTCATCAATGGAATTCTTCGCGACAAGCCTGTCACTGCGGACGGGCAGTTTCAGCGGATGCCAAGCGCGTTCCGGTCCTGGATCGAAGCCAGCCCCGGTGCCGCGTTTCCGGCCGTATCAGGCCGCTATCATCTGTATTTGTCCAAGGCCTGCCCCTGGTGCCACAGCGTCGACCTGATGCTGACGTTCAAAGGTCTCCGCGATGCCGTCAGCATCACATGGATGGACCCGGTCATGTCGGAGGACGGCTGGGTCATCGACCAGCCCGGCTTCGAGGAGACTGCGGGCGTGCCGCGCGACCGTTATCTTTATGAGGTCTACCAGCGGGCCGCACCGGATTTTACCGGTCCGATCACTGTGCCCCTCTTGCTGGACAAGCAAAGCGGCAGGATCGTCAGCACCGAGTCCGCAAGCATTCTGCAGATGCTCAACACCGCCTTTGCCGGAGCGGGCGCAACCGGGCCGGACCTCTATCCCGGCGCGCTGTCGGATGAGATCAGCCGTCTGACCGCCATGATCCATGCGCCGGTTTGCAACGGCGTTTACCGTGCCGGATTCGCGACGGCGCAACCCGCCTATGACGAAGCGGTGACCCGGCTCTTTACTGCGCTGGATGAGGTCGAGACGGTACTGGAGCAAAGGCGCTATCTGGCCGGGGAGGAGATTACCGGCATTGATCTGAAGCTCTTTGCGACCCTTGTGCGGTTTGATCCCGTCTACGTCACGCATTTCAAGACAGATCGAAAGCGGATTGCCGACTACGCCGCCCTGTCCCGCTATCTTTGCGATATCGGCGGGCTGCCCGGTGTTCGCGAAACCATCGACCTGCCCCATATCCGCGCGCATTACTTCCAAAGCCACCGGCATATCAACCCGGCGGGCATCATCTCGATCGGACCGGACAGCCCCTTTGCGGAGATGCCCGCGCCGCAGGGAGCCGCGTGA
- a CDS encoding nuclear transport factor 2 family protein, which translates to MTPTNRKQVRALMEAYFEGLHQANSTMLRDVFHPQLAYVCATEGDELYLDLETYMTRVDGREPPARRGEPREEEILEIAFASDRMARVDARMTMMGRDFYDLLTLVRYGAEWRIVAKVFSYVPKKD; encoded by the coding sequence ATGACGCCTACGAATCGCAAACAGGTCCGCGCGCTGATGGAGGCCTATTTCGAGGGGCTTCATCAAGCCAACAGCACCATGCTGCGTGATGTCTTTCACCCGCAGCTGGCCTATGTCTGCGCCACCGAAGGCGACGAGCTGTATCTCGATCTTGAGACTTACATGACCCGCGTGGACGGTCGTGAACCGCCTGCCCGGCGCGGCGAACCACGCGAGGAGGAGATCCTGGAGATCGCTTTTGCCAGCGACCGGATGGCCCGCGTTGACGCCCGGATGACCATGATGGGACGTGATTTTTATGACCTGCTGACCCTTGTCCGCTACGGTGCCGAATGGCGTATCGTTGCAAAGGTGTTCTCCTATGTGCCGAAAAAGGATTGA
- a CDS encoding LysR family transcriptional regulator, whose product MKHDQLIALDAIVSTGTFRGAAERLHKSQSAISHTIRQLEDQLELELFSREAYRPVLTPAGEVFYREASRVLRQMQGLRTTAARLRAREEPELTIAVSATMDLDLLLPPLAETGRRYPATHLRLRMEMMGGPIARLLEGKADIAVASLDGVPLDTVEAAPVGEVTIRPVASPDLDLPATCRALAASEMQGHVQVVTADSGGAAHEQSRDLLAGGLKWTVSDLAAKKKVILAGLGWGGLPDHMTHQERRSGVLLPLDLEGFPLRRTTLFKMRRRDQAIGVVAEELWNRIGGLAPS is encoded by the coding sequence ATGAAACACGACCAGCTCATCGCTCTCGACGCAATCGTCTCAACCGGCACCTTCCGCGGCGCCGCTGAGCGTCTGCATAAGTCGCAATCCGCCATCAGCCACACAATCCGCCAATTGGAAGACCAACTGGAGCTGGAGCTGTTCAGCCGCGAGGCCTACCGCCCGGTTCTCACCCCGGCGGGGGAAGTATTTTACCGTGAGGCCTCCAGAGTGCTGCGTCAGATGCAAGGGCTGCGCACCACCGCGGCCCGGCTGCGCGCCCGCGAAGAGCCGGAATTGACCATCGCCGTCAGCGCCACGATGGATTTGGACCTGCTTTTGCCGCCCCTTGCAGAGACCGGGCGGCGTTACCCAGCAACCCATTTGCGGTTGCGGATGGAGATGATGGGTGGCCCGATTGCGCGGTTGCTGGAGGGCAAGGCTGATATCGCAGTTGCGTCGCTGGACGGGGTGCCCCTCGACACTGTCGAGGCCGCGCCAGTTGGCGAGGTCACAATCCGACCGGTGGCCAGCCCAGATCTGGACCTGCCCGCCACATGCCGCGCCCTGGCAGCCAGCGAGATGCAGGGCCACGTGCAGGTGGTCACTGCCGACTCCGGTGGTGCGGCGCATGAACAAAGTCGCGACCTGCTGGCAGGCGGGCTGAAATGGACCGTGTCCGATCTCGCCGCCAAGAAAAAGGTGATCCTCGCAGGCCTTGGCTGGGGCGGCTTACCCGACCACATGACACACCAGGAGCGTCGCTCCGGGGTCTTGCTTCCACTCGATCTTGAAGGCTTCCCGCTGCGCCGGACCACGCTCTTCAAAATGAGGCGCAGGGACCAGGCGATCGGTGTGGTTGCCGAGGAGCTTTGGAACCGGATCGGGGGCCTCGCCCCGTCATAA
- the gstA gene encoding glutathione transferase GstA: protein MKLYYKPGACSLASHIALHESGRPFDIEAVDTVAGRTEGGADYRAMNPKGYVPALRLEDGSILTEGPAILQYIADRHPEAGLAPVPGTLARTRMQEQLNWIGTELHKAFGPLFREGSTEADKAKARINVAGKFDLIEAQLGDGPAWLVADQFSVADAYLFVVANWANFTGIDLVGWPRLAAFVDRSAAHPSAQAAMRAEGLIQ from the coding sequence ATGAAACTCTACTACAAACCCGGTGCCTGCTCGCTGGCCAGTCATATCGCCCTGCACGAGTCTGGCCGCCCCTTTGATATTGAGGCTGTCGATACCGTCGCGGGCCGAACCGAAGGCGGTGCGGACTACCGTGCTATGAATCCCAAAGGATACGTTCCGGCCTTGCGCCTGGAAGACGGCAGCATCCTCACCGAAGGGCCCGCGATCTTGCAGTATATCGCAGATCGCCACCCGGAGGCAGGTCTGGCACCGGTGCCGGGAACCTTGGCCCGCACCCGGATGCAGGAGCAGCTGAACTGGATCGGGACTGAGCTGCACAAGGCATTCGGTCCGCTGTTTCGTGAGGGCAGCACCGAGGCTGATAAGGCCAAAGCACGCATCAATGTCGCGGGCAAATTCGATCTGATTGAGGCGCAGCTGGGAGATGGCCCCGCGTGGCTGGTTGCGGATCAGTTTTCGGTTGCGGACGCCTATTTGTTCGTGGTCGCGAACTGGGCGAATTTCACCGGCATCGACCTGGTCGGCTGGCCCCGGCTGGCTGCCTTTGTAGACCGCAGTGCCGCGCACCCCTCCGCTCAGGCCGCGATGCGCGCAGAGGGGCTGATCCAATGA
- a CDS encoding TetR/AcrR family transcriptional regulator produces the protein MGRHRSFDTDDAIEQAMLLFWERGYEAASMADLSAAMGVNPPSIYAAFGNKQALFERCAAHYAQSVAAYAPRALGAEATAETALRRFVSDAIEAFCTKDRPKGCLLVSAATNCGKDSAGAQDLLTGYRQASETMIADRIRRGMEAGDMPASTKPDLLAKYVAVLIQGLAAQARDGASAGDLHEVAELALSQLPVSS, from the coding sequence TTGGGACGACACCGATCCTTTGACACTGATGACGCAATTGAACAGGCGATGCTGCTGTTTTGGGAGCGAGGCTACGAGGCTGCCTCCATGGCCGATCTCAGTGCTGCGATGGGGGTGAACCCTCCCAGCATCTATGCGGCCTTCGGCAACAAGCAGGCGCTATTCGAACGATGCGCCGCCCATTACGCGCAGAGTGTTGCCGCCTACGCCCCCCGCGCCCTTGGCGCGGAAGCAACCGCCGAGACGGCCCTGCGCCGCTTTGTTTCTGACGCCATTGAGGCATTCTGCACGAAAGACAGACCCAAGGGCTGTTTGCTTGTCAGCGCGGCAACCAATTGCGGCAAGGACAGCGCGGGCGCTCAGGATCTGCTGACAGGATATCGGCAGGCCAGCGAGACGATGATTGCAGACCGCATTCGGCGCGGAATGGAAGCAGGGGACATGCCAGCATCCACCAAACCTGATCTGCTGGCGAAATACGTGGCGGTCCTGATCCAGGGACTGGCCGCGCAGGCTCGCGACGGGGCGTCAGCGGGTGACTTGCATGAGGTGGCCGAGCTCGCGCTCAGCCAGCTACCTGTGTCATCCTAG